From Elaeis guineensis isolate ETL-2024a chromosome 16, EG11, whole genome shotgun sequence, a single genomic window includes:
- the LOC114914864 gene encoding AT-hook motif nuclear-localized protein 23, producing MAGLDLGTASRFVHQLHHRPDLHLQRPDADDSAGGGDESSAGAASAGLELVAPTGGSSAAGPGDVVARRPRGRPPGSKNRPKPPVIITRESANTLQAHILEVGSGCDVFDCVATYARRRQRGVCILSGSGTVTNVSLRQPASAGSVVTLHGRFEILSLSGSFLPPPAPPGATSLTIFLAGGQGQVVGGSVVGALIAAGPVIVIAASFTNVAYERLPLEDEEAPPLQMQPPVSQGPGSGGGTNGGGGNAGNPFPDPSSLPFFNLPLNMPQLPVEGHGGWSGSAAGRPPY from the coding sequence ATGGCGGGCCTAGATCTCGGCACAGCCTCCCGGTTCGTCCACCAACTCCACCACCGCCCCGACCTCCACCTCCAGCGCCCCGACGCTGACGATTCCGCAGGCGGCGGGGATGAGTCCTCCGCGGGTGCCGCCTCCGCAGGGCTCGAGTTGGTGGCTCCCACTGGCGGGTCCTCGGCCGCCGGGCCGGGCGATGTCGTCGCCCGGCGGCCCCGCGGCCGTCCCCCGGGGTCGAAGAACAGGCCAAAGCCCCCCGTCATCATCACCCGTGAGAGCGCCAACACCCTTCAGGCCCACATCCTCGAGGTTGGCAGCGGCTGCGACGTCTTCGACTGCGTCGCGACGTACGCCCGCCGCCGGCAGCGCGGCGTCTGCATCCTCAGCGGCAGCGGCACCGTCACCAACGTCAGCCTCCGCCAGCCGGCATCCGCGGGCTCCGTCGTCACCCTCCACGGCCGCTTCGAGATCCTCTccctctcgggctccttcctccCGCCGCCAGCACCGCCGGGGGCCACCAGCCTCACCATCTTCCTAGCTGGCGGGCAGGGGCAGGTCGTCGGAGGGAGCGTGGTGGGCGCGCTCATCGCTGCCGGCCCGGTCATCGTGATCGCCGCGTCGTTCACCAACGTCGCGTACGAGCGGCTTCCTCTCGAAGATGAGGAGGCGCCACCGCTCCAGATGCAGCCACCTGTGTCGCAGGGGCCGGGAAGTGGCGGCGGGACTAACGGTGGCGGTGGTAATGCTGGGAATCCGTTCCCGGACCCTTCGAGCTTGCCGTTCTTTAATCTGCCTCTCAACATGCCGCAGTTGCCGGTGGAGGGACACGGCGGGTGGTCCGGGAGTGCTGCAGGCCGGCCACCCTACTGA